In one window of Juglans regia cultivar Chandler chromosome 3, Walnut 2.0, whole genome shotgun sequence DNA:
- the LOC108989537 gene encoding calcium-binding allergen Bet v 3 yields the protein MEAARTARTPGKHSLSKKASSSSFRLRSESLNSLRLRRIFDTFDENSDGIITVDELSRALNLLGLNVDPTELEFTIKSFIRSGNRGLEFEDFLSLHQSLDDTYFNGCNDDIDDDNTVAATSCNGTGASMEDKEEKKMMSQEELDLSEAFKVFDEDGDGYISARELQVVLGKLGFSEGNEIDRVEKMITSVDRNRDGRVDFFEFKDMMRSILVRSS from the coding sequence ATGGAAGCAGCAAGGACTGCAAGAACTCCTGGCAAGCACAGCCTCAGCAAGAAAGCCTCCTCTTCCTCATTCCGCCTCCGCAGTGAGAGTCTGAATTCCCTCCGTCTCCGCCGCATATTTGATACCTTTGACGAGAACAGCGATGGCATCATCACCGTCGATGAACTTAGCCGAGCCCTCAACCTTCTTGGCTTGAACGTCGACCCCACTGAGCTAGAATTTACCATCAAATCCTTCATTCGTTCGGGCAACCGCGGCCTTGAATTCGAAGATTTTTTATCATTACACCAGTCCCTAGATGACACCTACTTTAATGGGTGCAATGACGATATCGATGATGATAATACCGTAGCAGCAACATCATGTAATGGTACTGGTGCAAGTATGGAAGAtaaggaggagaaaaagatgatgTCACAGGAGGAATTAGACCTTTCGGAGGCATTCAAGGTGTTCGATGAGGACGGGGATGGTTACATATCGGCCAGAGAATTGCAGGTGGTACTGGGGAAGTTGGGATTCTCAGAGGGAAATGAGATTGACAGAGTTGAGAAGATGATCACCTCAGTTGATCGCAATCGAGATGGTCGGGTTGATTTCTTTGAATTCAAGGATATGATGCGTAGCATTCTGGTTCGGAGCTCTTGA